A window of Bacillus sp. DX3.1 genomic DNA:
AATATCAATTCTTTTATTCTCCACCTCGGTTTGCTCAAATGACCCAAAAGCATTTTCAATTAAATTACCTAATAATACAACGAAATCATGTTGATCTAATTGATACGGAAAATTTTCCAAATAACTATTTTGATCAATACTCACCTGAATCCCAAGTTCTTTTCCTCTGCTTACTTTACTTAATAAAAGACCTGCAACTGCATCATTTTTAATTGTCTCATTTAAAAAATTAGTTACACTCTCTTTCTCCTCTGATGTGTTATAGGCAAGTTGTAATGCCTTATCAGCTTTTCCAAGTTGAATTAATCCTGCTATTGTATGAAGCTTATTCATATGCTCATGGCTTTGTACTCGAAGTGCCTCTACAAAATTTTTAACCCCAGTTAATTCCTCAGCAAGTTTTGTAACCTCCGTACGATCTTGAAAGATTGCTACAGCCCCAATCAATTCATTATCCTTCTTAATTGGTATACGATTGCTCAAAATAACCTTGCCACTTACTTTTATCTCTTCATTATATACTGGCTGATTCTTCTCCACGATTTCTGGAAGCCTTGTATCCTCTAGCACTGTACGAATCGGCTTTCCTACAACATCTCCATCCACACGAAAAACCTGCCTTGCTTTCTCATTGAAAATCGTAATAATCTCTTGATTGTCAATTGCAATCACACCCTCATTAATTGAATGAAAGGTTGCTGTTCTTTCTTCTAGCATTCTTTTAATTTCAAACGGCTCCAATTGAAACATTTGCTTTTTAATATGATTAGCTAGCATTAATGAACCTATCAATCCAAATATTAAAGTTAATATAACAATAAAAGAAATCTCTTCTGCCAGTCCAAGCATAATCTCCCAAAAGTTTGGTACCCTATTTCCTACAACGACAACCCCAATTTGATTTAGATCTTGATCTTTAACAGGCATAAATGCACGAATTACAGTACCTATTTCTCCCTTTGCTTTTGAAAAATAAATATGCTCAGCAAATGCCGGCTCTTCATCCGCTCCCTCTGAAGGTCTCCCAATCATTTCTTTTACGGGATGAGAATATCGAATATGCTCCATATTCATTACTACAATATAATCTGTTTCATTAATTA
This region includes:
- a CDS encoding sensor histidine kinase is translated as MKQLPIRWKITILSYVVVIFSLLIGGIVIIANIQQKEEKELRIRSMNTARTVAELSDVKKSLQEKHGWFTLNPVVENIRVINETDYIVVMNMEHIRYSHPVKEMIGRPSEGADEEPAFAEHIYFSKAKGEIGTVIRAFMPVKDQDLNQIGVVVVGNRVPNFWEIMLGLAEEISFIVILTLIFGLIGSLMLANHIKKQMFQLEPFEIKRMLEERTATFHSINEGVIAIDNQEIITIFNEKARQVFRVDGDVVGKPIRTVLEDTRLPEIVEKNQPVYNEEIKVSGKVILSNRIPIKKDNELIGAVAIFQDRTEVTKLAEELTGVKNFVEALRVQSHEHMNKLHTIAGLIQLGKADKALQLAYNTSEEKESVTNFLNETIKNDAVAGLLLSKVSRGKELGIQVSIDQNSYLENFPYQLDQHDFVVLLGNLIENAFGSFEQTEVENKRIDISIEQLEDVCAILIEDNGCGISEEHLPRLYEKGFTVNKISGTGYGLFLVKQIVEKGRGEIRVSSFYGEGTSFIITFPMEMGAELYGI